The Arachis hypogaea cultivar Tifrunner chromosome 14, arahy.Tifrunner.gnm2.J5K5, whole genome shotgun sequence genome has a segment encoding these proteins:
- the LOC140178526 gene encoding uncharacterized mitochondrial protein AtMg00310-like, with protein sequence MNVVLFPKGFCDCLSKRIAKFWWAPSGKERGVHWKSWDKVCISKKDGGIGFKDLYSQNIAHLAKQAWRILENPKAIWVQVLKAIYFPNEDFKDATVGRAASWMWKSIVYGRDFLLRNGRWLIGNGERVRILEDKWIMNMDKNPVIRNLDVRFVKDVIVEGEGWNLNKLKKYFNGASVDKIIRTPVSLFGREDRFNWPFRMDGNYTIKTGYYVVRNEKGVGNTKN encoded by the coding sequence ATGAATGTGGTTCTTTTTCCTAAAGGGTTTTGTGATTGCCTAAGTAAGAGAATAGCCAAATTTTGGTGGGCGCCTTCAGGTAAGGAAAGAGGTGTCCATTGGAAGAGTTGGGATAAGGTCTGTATCAGTAAAAAGGATGGAGGTATTGGGTTTAAGGATTTATATAGTCAGAATATAGCACATTTGGCAAAACAAGCGTGGAGAATTTTGGAAAATCCTAAAGCAATTTGGGTTCAGGTACTAAAAGCTATTTACTTTCCTAATGAGGATTTTAAGGATGCTACAGTAGGAAGAGCGGCTTCATGGATGTGGAAAAGTATTGTATATGGCAGGGACTTTCTTTTGAGAAATGGAAGATGGTTAATAGGGAATGGAGAGAGAGTGAGAATCTTGGAAGATAAGTGGATAATGAATATGGATAAGAATCCTGTGATTAGAAATCTTGATGTTAGGTTTGTCAAGGATGTGATTGTTGAGGGAGAGGGGTGGAATTTGAATAAATTAAAGAAGTATTTTAATGGAGCTTCGGTTGATAAAATCATTAGAACCCCGGTAAGTCTTTTTGGAAGGGAGGATAGGTTCAACTGGCCTTTCAGAATGGATGGCAATTACACTATCAAGACGGGATATTATGTTGTTAGGAATGAAAAGGGCGTCGgcaatactaaaaattaa